The Leptospira ellinghausenii genome contains the following window.
GGTTTGTTCTTTGAGATTTTGTCTGTACCGAATTTGGTCGACAAAAGGGATCATAAAATAAAACCCCGATTTTAAAACTCCATTCAAAACACCTAATCTTTCTTTAATAAAAACACTTTGTTCTGGTACGATGATGATTGTTTTTTTGATGATATAAACTACGACCAAAAAGACAACGATGACGGTTGCGCCCATTGTTTCCTCCTCTGTGACTTGGAGACGGTACATGGACTTTCAAAAGAGAAAAGGGTTTTTTTTGATACTCTTAAAAAAAATGAACGGTAGGTTTTATGATTCCACTTTTTCGACTGTGAAAGTCAAATTTTCACGCGAGAGAATCTTTACATATTCCCCTTTTGGGATTTTTGAATCTTTCGAAATCGCATCCCAAACAGTCCCTTGGAATCGGATTTTTCCGCCATGGCGGTTCACCAAAATATCAGTTTCAACAGGCACAATTTGGTTCAGATAATCATCCTGGATAAAAGGATCCACACTTGATTCTGATTTAAAAAACTTTTTAATCA
Protein-coding sequences here:
- a CDS encoding NfeD family protein, which translates into the protein MANTAYLWILMGIILLFSEFLLPGTFVMFLGVGAIFTGILSRLVPMEFYTEVIIWVVSSFISILLGGSLIKKFFKSESSVDPFIQDDYLNQIVPVETDILVNRHGGKIRFQGTVWDAISKDSKIPKGEYVKILSRENLTFTVEKVES